In Notolabrus celidotus isolate fNotCel1 chromosome 22, fNotCel1.pri, whole genome shotgun sequence, one genomic interval encodes:
- the vgll2b gene encoding transcription cofactor vestigial-like protein 2b isoform X1 produces MSCLDVMYPAYGHYAPYAPTAPAFINCLQAPTGLSRTSSRCRDFMDTPRGPEGMSGGPGIGGSTSSSSSSSSSTSSSFTPATLRQEEGPKEKQEAPEAEYLTSRCVLFTYYQGDISSVVDEHFSRALSSYMDGEGKRRAPDQQGTDTPSPSSRRSFPPSFWDSNYSSPQSRSHCETSAPSYSMDPYASGLHPGLPHPHAHPHPHAHPHSHPHPAESWGYSQAQAYGPPRPLHELYSPSALEPHYGPLLMPTVRPPHLPTLQSHYEVSKLEPTASWPGLLPPGDVSQTLALNMDAGLQQHKKGKELYWF; encoded by the exons ATGAGCTGTTTGGATGTTATGTACCCAGCCTATGGACATTACGCACCGTACGCGCCGACTGCTCCTGCTTTTATTAATTGCTTACAG GCTCCCACAGGTCTGAGCAGAACTTCTTCTCGCTGCCGAGATTTTATGGACACTCCCAGGGGTCCCGAGGGGATGTCCGGGGGCCCAGGCATAGGGGGATCgacttcctcttcatcttcttccagCTCTTctacttcctcctccttcacgcCTGCAACTCTGAGGCAAGAGGAGGGCCCCAAGGAGAAGCAGGAGGCCCCCGAGGCAGAGTACCTGACTTCTCGCTGTGTCCTCTTTACGTACTACCAGGGAGACATTAGCAGCGTAGTGGATGAGCACTTCTCCAGGGCCCTCAGCTCCTATATGGATGGAGAGGGCAAACGGAGGGCGCCAGACCAACAGGGAACAG ATACACCATCACCAAGTAGTCGACGGAGCTTCCCTCCATCCTTCTGGGACAGTAACTACTCCTCCCCTCAGAGCCGGTCCCACTGCGAAACCAGCGCACCCTCCTATTCCATGGACCCCTACGCATCAGGACTGCACCCGGGTCTGCCCCATCCGCACGCTCACCCTCACCCACACGCTCACCCTCACTCCCACCCACACCCAGCAGAGAGCTGGGGTTATTCTCAGGCCCAAGCCTACGGGCCCCCGCGGCCTCTACACGAACTGTACTCACCATCAGCATTGGAGCCTCATTATGGGCCCCTGTTAATGCCCACAGTGAGGCCCCCTCACCTCCCTACACTGCAGAGCCACTATGAAGTGAGCAAGCTAGAGCCCACTGCCTCCTGGCCTGGCCTGCTGCCCCCGGGGGATGTGAGCCAGACGCTGGCGCTCAACATGGATGCAG gcCTCCAGCAGCACAAGAAAGGCAAGGAGCTGTACTGGTTCTAA
- the vgll2b gene encoding transcription cofactor vestigial-like protein 2b isoform X2: protein MDTPRGPEGMSGGPGIGGSTSSSSSSSSSTSSSFTPATLRQEEGPKEKQEAPEAEYLTSRCVLFTYYQGDISSVVDEHFSRALSSYMDGEGKRRAPDQQGTDTPSPSSRRSFPPSFWDSNYSSPQSRSHCETSAPSYSMDPYASGLHPGLPHPHAHPHPHAHPHSHPHPAESWGYSQAQAYGPPRPLHELYSPSALEPHYGPLLMPTVRPPHLPTLQSHYEVSKLEPTASWPGLLPPGDVSQTLALNMDAGLQQHKKGKELYWF, encoded by the exons ATGGACACTCCCAGGGGTCCCGAGGGGATGTCCGGGGGCCCAGGCATAGGGGGATCgacttcctcttcatcttcttccagCTCTTctacttcctcctccttcacgcCTGCAACTCTGAGGCAAGAGGAGGGCCCCAAGGAGAAGCAGGAGGCCCCCGAGGCAGAGTACCTGACTTCTCGCTGTGTCCTCTTTACGTACTACCAGGGAGACATTAGCAGCGTAGTGGATGAGCACTTCTCCAGGGCCCTCAGCTCCTATATGGATGGAGAGGGCAAACGGAGGGCGCCAGACCAACAGGGAACAG ATACACCATCACCAAGTAGTCGACGGAGCTTCCCTCCATCCTTCTGGGACAGTAACTACTCCTCCCCTCAGAGCCGGTCCCACTGCGAAACCAGCGCACCCTCCTATTCCATGGACCCCTACGCATCAGGACTGCACCCGGGTCTGCCCCATCCGCACGCTCACCCTCACCCACACGCTCACCCTCACTCCCACCCACACCCAGCAGAGAGCTGGGGTTATTCTCAGGCCCAAGCCTACGGGCCCCCGCGGCCTCTACACGAACTGTACTCACCATCAGCATTGGAGCCTCATTATGGGCCCCTGTTAATGCCCACAGTGAGGCCCCCTCACCTCCCTACACTGCAGAGCCACTATGAAGTGAGCAAGCTAGAGCCCACTGCCTCCTGGCCTGGCCTGCTGCCCCCGGGGGATGTGAGCCAGACGCTGGCGCTCAACATGGATGCAG gcCTCCAGCAGCACAAGAAAGGCAAGGAGCTGTACTGGTTCTAA